In Thermomicrobiales bacterium, the DNA window ATCTCGTTCACATTGAACTGGAAGGGATTGGCACGCTCACAAACCATGTCCGGCGACTCCCGCAACGACAGAGAGCACAATGACCGGCACAAGCGTGATCGCCTGGGACGACGTCCCATCGACCGAGGTATTCGCGGGCATCTACCGTCAGGCGGTCGTATCAGACGAGGCAACCGTCGTGCGCTACATCTATCATCCCGGCTGTGTGTTCCCCGAACACCGGCACCCGGAGAGCCAAATCACCATCGTTCACTCCGGCGAGATCGAGTTCACGGTTGGCGGTGATGTGATGACGCTGCGCGCGGGTCAGGTCGCGCTAATTCCAG includes these proteins:
- a CDS encoding cupin domain-containing protein, whose protein sequence is MTGTSVIAWDDVPSTEVFAGIYRQAVVSDEATVVRYIYHPGCVFPEHRHPESQITIVHSGEIEFTVGGDVMTLRAGQVALIPGSTPHGARVIASELVVTDNYIASANRTPLTFDEETT